Part of the Ziziphus jujuba cultivar Dongzao chromosome 8, ASM3175591v1 genome is shown below.
CTGTCTTTCGGTGACCAATCGGCAAGGTGCCTCTGATCTTGGCTTCAGTTCTTGTTTCTTGTTTAGTAATACATTTAATAGGGATTTgggttaaaatttattttgtttactgGGGATGATTTATATCGTTGTATTACCAAAAGGTTTTAAGAGTTGGACCAATTATGTATATCCTGTGTTTCAAATATTTTGCTTCTTATCAAGAAACAATTAACGTTGTGGTGTGGTGGATGTGATAAAATTCTTAATTCTTCTTGATCCAAACAAAAGGTTAACTtccttttgatttattttatatatctttctcTTACAGTCATAAAGAGTCTTATGAGGTGGATCATTGTTATGAGCAAAATGAAGACAATGACATAGTTTTTCTACAAGAAGTAAAGCCTCTAATTTCTGGTGTCTTTGATGGTTGTAACGCCACTATTATTGCTTATGGTGCAAGAGGTAGCGGAAAGACTTCTATAATTAAGGTGAAattcaatttctaatttttttttcttcactgtTAAATCTATAaagtatttcattttcttaggAATAAATTGTTTTACTAATGAATTGAACCATTGGATTTGGAAGGGTACTTCTGAGAAGCCTGGGTTGGCAGCAATGGCAATGGATGAGATCCTTTCGGTGGCTGAGAAAAATGGAAATTCAGTGGCTATATCTGTCTATGAGGTGTATCAGGATCGTGTCTGTGATCTACTGGATACAAAACAACCAGCAGTTTTTGTATTGGAAGATGCTCAAGGAAAAATCCAACTTAAAGGACTTTCTCGAGTAAGTTATTTGGTGTTTCAATTTAGAAATTGTAGAAGTTTGTTGGTATGGGCTGCTGTGGTGCATTTTTATGACTTCCTTTGTATTCGTTTCATTCTCAGGTTCCTGTGAAATCCAATTCAGAATTTCAAAAACTGTATGTTAGTGGGTTGGGTTCCCGTAAGCCAGCACAAACTATAGCAAATGAACTTCCTCGTAGAGGCCACAAGGGCTTAATATTGTACGTATTAGCTCATAATGAAAATTCAGACGCTCTTCTTGTGGGAAAGATGAATTTTGTTGACTTGGCAGGTTATATCTTTTCGCCATATCCCAATCAGCTAAAATTTTCTGCTCttagttaaaagaaatatttgtttataataaCCCTTGTTTGGTGGTGCCTTTAGGTTACGAAGATTCCAGAAGGAAAAGCAGTGACAGCCTCAGTGTAGTTGAGAATAGCAGACTCAATAAGTCTATCTATGCCTTATTGAATGTTATTCATGCTTTGAGTGCCAATGAAAGCCATGTACCATTCCGGGAAAGCAAACTCACACGCCTTTTACAAGATTCTCTAGGAAGGCCAAGCAGAGTTTTGATGGTCACCTGTTTGGTAAGGCTTTTTGCTTACCTTTTTTGGCTTCTgtgttgagtttttttttttttttgattgcaaattttttaattttgttttattttattataatcttttttttgttatagAACCCATCATTTTGCCAAGATTCCATTTACATGGTAAACTTGGCATCTCGCTGCTGTCAAAGAATCAATCATGCTGCTTCAGAATCAGCaaagaaaagtaaaagtttGGCTAGGGCGACGATTCATTCATCACATAAAAGCCAGATACCTAGGTCTGTTTCGGCTACTGCAAAGAAACAAGCAACCTCCCGAGTGCCGCTTTCTGAAAAGAAAGCCAATGGTGGTATAGTTTCTGCATTGAAAGGAAGGTTTGTCATGGAGCTCTAAATTTTGTGATAATCTGAAATATAatggttttctgtttttcttatttgattGTTATCatccaatttaaaaaaaaaaaaaaaataataaaaaaattacttcttTCTGTATGAAGGAGACTTTTTGATGAAGCAAGACGCTTTACCACATCAGAGAAGGTGAGTTCTTGTTTTGCATTCAATATGAATTTGTGGTCTATGATCCACTTTGAGAAATGAGATTGCAAGGCAGAAATATAAGTTTCTTTACTGGTTCTTTTCTGAGTTTGTCCAAGGCATCAGTCactaattttttaacaaaaaacttGAATGGTAGTTGTGGACTCTTTATTATACAGTTTTATGGCATACGGTTAGGAAAGTTATGAGGTATTAGATGCCAAGAAAACATATGATCTTTAACCTGCATTAAAGTCAATTAGATTTTACCGCAGGCAAGTTCGATGTCTGACAATATCTCAGCAGTTGAGCATTCAGTTGACGAAGAGGTGAGGTTTTCACAAGATTTTGCCTCTGATATTATTCACCTTTAAATTTTCTGgaaatagttttatatttttgtatcagATTTTGCAGGAAAAGCCTGTTGTTACCAATGCAATAAAATCTTTAGGAGAGGTAGTCTTATCCTTTTCTAATAACATCCTGTTTTATTTTACTGAAAATCATCTGAAAGCTTAACTTAGGTCAGTTGAGATCCAATGCAGGGGAATCAATTGTCAGATGTTCTGAAGAATGCAAAAGCAGAACCCATTTCTATAGTGGAAAAGGTAAAGCACAGCAGAAGCAATATTTATAtgccttttttatttgttgtttatgtaAATCTAAGATATAAATCTTGAGATATGTGTTTGAAGTGGATGTGTATGCAACGCAGGATGATCCATTATCGGAGTCTTTGAAGCCAACAGAATTTGCTTCTACGGTGGAAAAGGTAATGAATAATTGCAGCAGAAAAGCATTGTGAGATGAGGGATGAAAGCATAATATACGTTTATAATTTCTTCTAGGATGTTCCTATTGAAGAAAACCACCTTGAGGGAGTTACTCTTAGTGTCAATAACAGCGAAAAAATGCTCAATTTTGACAAAGAaggtagattttattttatttgatttagatCTTGATATCTGCTTTTATATACATGAGATATGAATCTACATAACTTTTATTTTGGACATGTTCTCTCATGTTATAGGTCAGAACAGTGAAAAGGAAAACAAGATTTCGGTTGTTGATGAAGAAAGATC
Proteins encoded:
- the LOC107414505 gene encoding kinesin-like protein KIN-10C isoform X6, whose amino-acid sequence is MALVSSNSQPCCTNNTMGLNPSRKVRIVAKIRGFTDLEADFPSGVSWISTKKPKGEASETVSLSFGDQSASHKESYEVDHCYEQNEDNDIVFLQEVKPLISGVFDGCNATIIAYGARGSGKTSIIKGTSEKPGLAAMAMDEILSVAEKNGNSVAISVYEVYQDRVCDLLDTKQPAVFVLEDAQGKIQLKGLSRVPVKSNSEFQKLYVSGLGSRKPAQTIANELPRRGHKGLILYVLAHNENSDALLVGKMNFVDLAGYEDSRRKSSDSLSVVENSRLNKSIYALLNVIHALSANESHVPFRESKLTRLLQDSLGRPSRVLMVTCLNPSFCQDSIYMVNLASRCCQRINHAASESAKKSKSLARATIHSSHKSQIPRSVSATAKKQATSRVPLSEKKANGGIVSALKGRRLFDEARRFTTSEKASSMSDNISAVEHSVDEEGNQLSDVLKNAKAEPISIVEKDDPLSESLKPTEFASTVEKDVPIEENHLEGVTLSVNNSEKMLNFDKEGQNSEKENKISVVDEERSPPISARLREISNNLKSLYSATPPCVKMPEENDASSYALVPLDIMEPKTPMVDTINDRWEVANFNSPWETLSMCSSVVKSSLVQEYLRFLNTANKEELKRLKGVGEKRASYILELREESPEPFKSLDDLKEIGLSAKQVNRMMRKEVGGLFN
- the LOC107414505 gene encoding kinesin-like protein KIN-10C isoform X1; the encoded protein is MALVSSNSQPCCTNNTMGLNPSRKVRIVAKIRGFTDLEADFPSGVSWISTKKPKGEASETVSLSFGDQSASHKESYEVDHCYEQNEDNDIVFLQEVKPLISGVFDGCNATIIAYGARGSGKTSIIKGTSEKPGLAAMAMDEILSVAEKNGNSVAISVYEVYQDRVCDLLDTKQPAVFVLEDAQGKIQLKGLSRVPVKSNSEFQKLYVSGLGSRKPAQTIANELPRRGHKGLILYVLAHNENSDALLVGKMNFVDLAGYEDSRRKSSDSLSVVENSRLNKSIYALLNVIHALSANESHVPFRESKLTRLLQDSLGRPSRVLMVTCLNPSFCQDSIYMVNLASRCCQRINHAASESAKKSKSLARATIHSSHKSQIPRSVSATAKKQATSRVPLSEKKANGGIVSALKGRRLFDEARRFTTSEKILPQASSMSDNISAVEHSVDEEILQEKPVVTNAIKSLGEGNQLSDVLKNAKAEPISIVEKDDPLSESLKPTEFASTVEKDVPIEENHLEGVTLSVNNSEKMLNFDKEGQNSEKENKISVVDEERSPPISARLREISNNLKSLYSATPPCVKMPEENDASSYALVPLDIMEPKTPMVDTINDRWEVANFNSPWETLSMCSSVVKSSLVQEYLRFLNTANKEELKRLKGVGEKRASYILELREESPEPFKSLDDLKEIGLSAKQVNRMMRKEVGGLFN
- the LOC107414505 gene encoding kinesin-like protein KIN-10C isoform X2, whose product is MALVSSNSQPCCTNNTMGLNPSRKVRIVAKIRGFTDLEADFPSGVSWISTKKPKGEASETVSLSFGDQSASHKESYEVDHCYEQNEDNDIVFLQEVKPLISGVFDGCNATIIAYGARGSGKTSIIKGTSEKPGLAAMAMDEILSVAEKNGNSVAISVYEVYQDRVCDLLDTKQPAVFVLEDAQGKIQLKGLSRVPVKSNSEFQKLYVSGLGSRKPAQTIANELPRRGHKGLILYVLAHNENSDALLVGKMNFVDLAGYEDSRRKSSDSLSVVENSRLNKSIYALLNVIHALSANESHVPFRESKLTRLLQDSLGRPSRVLMVTCLNPSFCQDSIYMVNLASRCCQRINHAASESAKKSKSLARATIHSSHKSQIPRSVSATAKKQATSRVPLSEKKANGGIVSALKGRRLFDEARRFTTSEKILPQASSMSDNISAVEHSVDEEEKPVVTNAIKSLGEGNQLSDVLKNAKAEPISIVEKDDPLSESLKPTEFASTVEKDVPIEENHLEGVTLSVNNSEKMLNFDKEGQNSEKENKISVVDEERSPPISARLREISNNLKSLYSATPPCVKMPEENDASSYALVPLDIMEPKTPMVDTINDRWEVANFNSPWETLSMCSSVVKSSLVQEYLRFLNTANKEELKRLKGVGEKRASYILELREESPEPFKSLDDLKEIGLSAKQVNRMMRKEVGGLFN
- the LOC107414505 gene encoding kinesin-like protein KIN-10C isoform X4 produces the protein MALVSSNSQPCCTNNTMGLNPSRKVRIVAKIRGFTDLEADFPSGVSWISTKKPKGEASETVSLSFGDQSASHKESYEVDHCYEQNEDNDIVFLQEVKPLISGVFDGCNATIIAYGARGSGKTSIIKGTSEKPGLAAMAMDEILSVAEKNGNSVAISVYEVYQDRVCDLLDTKQPAVFVLEDAQGKIQLKGLSRVPVKSNSEFQKLYVSGLGSRKPAQTIANELPRRGHKGLILYVLAHNENSDALLVGKMNFVDLAGYEDSRRKSSDSLSVVENSRLNKSIYALLNVIHALSANESHVPFRESKLTRLLQDSLGRPSRVLMVTCLNPSFCQDSIYMVNLASRCCQRINHAASESAKKSKSLARATIHSSHKSQIPRSVSATAKKQATSRVPLSEKKANGGIVSALKGRRLFDEARRFTTSEKASSMSDNISAVEHSVDEEEKPVVTNAIKSLGEGNQLSDVLKNAKAEPISIVEKDDPLSESLKPTEFASTVEKDVPIEENHLEGVTLSVNNSEKMLNFDKEGQNSEKENKISVVDEERSPPISARLREISNNLKSLYSATPPCVKMPEENDASSYALVPLDIMEPKTPMVDTINDRWEVANFNSPWETLSMCSSVVKSSLVQEYLRFLNTANKEELKRLKGVGEKRASYILELREESPEPFKSLDDLKEIGLSAKQVNRMMRKEVGGLFN
- the LOC107414505 gene encoding kinesin-like protein KIN-10C isoform X3 yields the protein MALVSSNSQPCCTNNTMGLNPSRKVRIVAKIRGFTDLEADFPSGVSWISTKKPKGEASETVSLSFGDQSASHKESYEVDHCYEQNEDNDIVFLQEVKPLISGVFDGCNATIIAYGARGSGKTSIIKGTSEKPGLAAMAMDEILSVAEKNGNSVAISVYEVYQDRVCDLLDTKQPAVFVLEDAQGKIQLKGLSRVPVKSNSEFQKLYVSGLGSRKPAQTIANELPRRGHKGLILYVLAHNENSDALLVGKMNFVDLAGYEDSRRKSSDSLSVVENSRLNKSIYALLNVIHALSANESHVPFRESKLTRLLQDSLGRPSRVLMVTCLNPSFCQDSIYMVNLASRCCQRINHAASESAKKSKSLARATIHSSHKSQIPRSVSATAKKQATSRVPLSEKKANGGIVSALKGRRLFDEARRFTTSEKASSMSDNISAVEHSVDEEILQEKPVVTNAIKSLGEGNQLSDVLKNAKAEPISIVEKDDPLSESLKPTEFASTVEKDVPIEENHLEGVTLSVNNSEKMLNFDKEGQNSEKENKISVVDEERSPPISARLREISNNLKSLYSATPPCVKMPEENDASSYALVPLDIMEPKTPMVDTINDRWEVANFNSPWETLSMCSSVVKSSLVQEYLRFLNTANKEELKRLKGVGEKRASYILELREESPEPFKSLDDLKEIGLSAKQVNRMMRKEVGGLFN
- the LOC107414505 gene encoding kinesin-like protein KIN-10C isoform X5, translating into MALVSSNSQPCCTNNTMGLNPSRKVRIVAKIRGFTDLEADFPSGVSWISTKKPKGEASETVSLSFGDQSASHKESYEVDHCYEQNEDNDIVFLQEVKPLISGVFDGCNATIIAYGARGSGKTSIIKGTSEKPGLAAMAMDEILSVAEKNGNSVAISVYEVYQDRVCDLLDTKQPAVFVLEDAQGKIQLKGLSRVPVKSNSEFQKLYVSGLGSRKPAQTIANELPRRGHKGLILYVLAHNENSDALLVGKMNFVDLAGYEDSRRKSSDSLSVVENSRLNKSIYALLNVIHALSANESHVPFRESKLTRLLQDSLGRPSRVLMVTCLNPSFCQDSIYMVNLASRCCQRINHAASESAKKSKSLARATIHSSHKSQIPRSVSATAKKQATSRVPLSEKKANGGIVSALKGRRLFDEARRFTTSEKILPQASSMSDNISAVEHSVDEEGNQLSDVLKNAKAEPISIVEKDDPLSESLKPTEFASTVEKDVPIEENHLEGVTLSVNNSEKMLNFDKEGQNSEKENKISVVDEERSPPISARLREISNNLKSLYSATPPCVKMPEENDASSYALVPLDIMEPKTPMVDTINDRWEVANFNSPWETLSMCSSVVKSSLVQEYLRFLNTANKEELKRLKGVGEKRASYILELREESPEPFKSLDDLKEIGLSAKQVNRMMRKEVGGLFN